The genomic region CAAGCGCATGCTCAAGCGGCAGCACAAGCACATCTGGCGATGAAAGCGCAAGCTAAAGCGGCGGCGGTTgcacaagcacaagctcaagcagcCCAGACGGTACCGTAAGCGTACCGCGGGTAGTGAATTGTATGAATATGGCGGATGTTTGTTTTATACCCCAGAAATATTGACAGAAAGGGCGGCGGACTGCTGGGCAAAGTCGATGAGCCCTCGGCAGACAGAGGGGGCATCGTGTATTATTTAGTCGTTGACCAGGGCATTGCAAGGAGTTTCGGAGCGGGTGGTGGTTATTCGGGTTTTGAAGTGAAAGAACATTCTGCGGCCCAGGTCGAGATAAAATgaaaaaaaagaacaacGGTCAACTTTTAGACCAAAAAGATGATGTTGCCTCTTCCCAGCTGTCGTGAATCGTATGTCTTGGCTGTAACCGGAGAAATCGTCGTTGCGTTGTAAGGTGATCATGCGCTGTCTTGTTGGAGGCTGAGGGGAAGCTCTGTAGTATCGGGATCTGATATACCGTCACCAGCGAGTGCAAACTTGACGATAGAATCGTAATGGCAAGCCTTTCAGAAGAAATAAAGAGAGCGTACAGTCGTGTTGACTGTGTCGTAGAAGAGGAGATGTTGCATGATCATGGTGCCGTGCTGTGAAAGGTGACCAAGCTTAGACGAGAGGACCAGGCTGATACGGATGTCATATTAGCAGGGGCCACGTAAAGTACAAGCGAGAAAGAAACTCGAAACAAAGAGCAATATACCTGCCAGTGCCATGGGGAGAAGCGTATGCCCCCCGGGATAGTGATTTAATGGTATGAGACAGTGGGAAAAGCTGTCGAGTGCGAAATGCGAGTGATAGAGGAGGCTTTAGAGTGGAGGGCGGGCTGCGGGTGAAGGAAAAGTGGCCGGCGAACCGGGTGTTGTGGATTTACACATCCTTTAGCCACAGTAGAAGCATTTTATGGAGACAACGTGGCTGGTGCTAAAGAGAAAAGATGCAGAAAAAAAACTTGCATGATGGTCTAAAGTAGCTCATATCACGATAAGTGTGAAGTTGTTGGGATCTAATGTTCTTGTTATTGCATTACTGATACATTCTTCATGATTCAGTTCTCACACAGTTGTATATTTTGTTTTGTTGATCACCACTGTCACAGTAAAAAAGATCTGCCCTGGTTACGGAGTTTTATGTACCGTTGCTGTTCACGGTTTAGCTGGACCCTGAAAATTGTAAATCGGAGCCCTCCCGTCCGCTACGGAAACGAGAGAAATTGTGGCTGGTGATGACGCCTGGTGCCCGTTGGGACACTCACTGTGGGATGGATATACAGGGCACTAAGCGAGGGGCTTTCCAAACCTGCCCTTGTTCTCAGTAAAGCCTGGCCGAGATCAGATCTGCCCCTCTATCGATTAGACATGTACTTATTGCTTTCTTGACACCACTGAGTCAACGTTTGCGGTTTCTTTGAAATATagttttaataataattatactgTTTCTATGTTCTCCTGTATTTCTGTTTAAAATCCTGATAGTAAAGTTGACAAGGTCCATCCAGCTTAGGCAgtggcatcaacaccatcatctcGATACCCCCACCTTTAAACttcccatcttcaacctcacatACAAAATGGCCTTCAAAGACAAATCCTCCTACATTGCGCTCGGCTGCGAAGGCTCTGCCAACAAGCTCGGCATAGGTGTCATTCTCCACACTCCCACCGAGACAAAAATCCTCTCCAACCTCCGCGACACCTTCGTCTCCCCTCCAGGAACAGGCTTCCTCCCCAAAGACACAGCAGCCCACCACCGCGCCCACTTTGTCCGTCTCGCACGCGAAGCCCTCGCCGAAGCGAAAATCACTCCCAAAGATGTCGATTGTATCTGCTACACGAAGGGCCCGGGTATGGGCGCCCCGCTGAactctgttgctgttgcggCTAGAGCATTGAGTTTACTCTGGGATAGACCCCTTGTTGGCGTGAATCATTGCGTGGGACATATCGAGATGGGGAGATATATCACTGGTGCTGATAACCCGGTTGTGTTATACGTTTCGGGTGGTAATTCGCAGGTAATTGCGTATGCCGAGCAGCGATACAGGATATTTGGCGAAACACTTGATATAGCAGTTGGAAACTGTCTCGATCGGTTCGCTCGCACATTAGAAATCAGCAACGATCCCGCGCCGGGATATAACATCGAACAACTCGCCAAGAAGGGGAGCAAGCTCCTCGATATCCCCTACGCAGTCAAGGGCATGGACTGTTCGTTCTCTGGAATTCTAGCTTCGGCGGATGCACTCGCTGCACAGATGAAGGCCGGCGCGGATTTCACACCAGAAGATTTATGTTTCTCACTACAAGAGACAGTATTCGCGATGTTGGTGGAGATCACAGAGCGGGCTATGGCTCACGTCGGGTCGTCGCAGGTCCTCATTGTGGGAGGTGTAGGATGTAATGAGAGGTTGCAGGAGATGATGGGACATATGGCAAGGGAGCGAGGAGGATCGGTTTATGCTACCGACGAGAGATTCTGCATCGATAACGGAATCATGATTGCGCACGCTGGTTTGTTGGCTTATGAGACAGGGTTTAGGACGTCTTTGGAGGAGAGTACATGTACACAGAGATTCAGAACTGATGAGGTCTTTATCAAATGGAGAGACTGAACCTCTCCGCCAATAATAAAAATGAACAAGATCACAAGAAGTTGTAATAGTCAGATATGTTTATGTGTATTTGCTGAAGCTGATCCATGAGCTTTCTCgcatcagcttcatcatggcgTCAAGAATCCTTGACATCCCTCGTTATTCTCAGCTCATGTCGCCATCACTATGTAACCCGTCACCACTGCTCCTCCATCAAAACTAAGAATACTAAACAGCCAATCCTTGTTTATCTCCCAGACCTCTAATACATAGCAAGCATTCAACATCACATCGTAACCCAAGCCCGCATGTCTGAAAGCAGGCCCAAGGCATAAGGGGTTCTGACTCATGACCCAATCATTATGTTCGTCCATCGTGTCTTATCAATCATCTGAGGATGTGGGCTTGTAGACGATTGTTGTGACATACTGCATCGAGTAAGCATCATCCTTTCTTTTGGCACTTCGCATAGCAGACATACCTTATTTCTGTATCGAGTAGTAGCTGAAACAGCAAGaatgttgttcttgatgctgCTAGTGGCAAGATGATTTAGAATCGTATGGTTTGGCATGTTGAGCACACTGTTGTCATCTTTCATAAGGGTCGCCGCATTTAAGATAGGCTTGCTCAGGAAACCTGGTAGCGCAGGAGGATTTGGTAGCCTCTCAATGGCATTGACAGCATACTGGTATGCTTGCGAATCCTCGGCTTGATCAAAGTCCACCAGGTACTGTGGAATCTGGCTTCGGTACGATTCTGGAGGGGGCACGGGCTTGCCCTTTGGCTGGGGCGGTGGTTTCGAAGCTTTCTCCTGAGCTTGTGATACTGTCTGAGCAGCAGCGGCAACTTGAGCCTCGGCTTGGGGGCCGGCAGGAGGTGCAGGAACTTGCTTCTTGTGAGCATCGTCGGGGCTCACTTCGATATAGTTGACAAGGTTGTTGCCAAAGTCGACGGTGGTTGGCAGATCAGGAGATGTCTGCATGATACCGTCCACCAGGAAGCGGACATGGTGTGTACCTGGAAGAACATAGACTGTTGTCGAGAAACAACCAGGACGACCCTCGCTGGATAGGTAATATGTCAGCAACTATATCTCGACTCCATATGGGCCATATCCTTATCGCAGGCTGGACGAATCGTGTGCGACAGTCATCTGAGACCACAGAGCAGCCACAGAAACACAGACGACGTAGTGATCGACACATGTCTCAGAGAAGGAAGGATAAATAACATCATGGCACTTACATGGGATGCAATCGTTGCTTGCGATTCCATTGAAAGATGGTACCTGTCACATAAACCTTGTCACCTCCGCTCAGCCACTCCAGCTTGGTCTGAACGACAGGTCTCGTCTTATCAACCCGCAGCTCCTcaccatcctcttcatcaactgtAGTAGCACTGAGGGCAGAACTCTTGCGTGTGATGGTGTCCGAGTCAATAGGCTCAATGTCAGGTATCGACAGATCTGACTCTGGTGCCAAAATAGGTGATCCAGGGGTGTGAACCTCCTCATCGATAGGGAGGGGTAAGCGCGGGGGTCGAGTCAGATACATATCCGTGATGCTGCTATTGGGAATAAGAGCTGTGTCATTTACGTGAGCGGATTGGTGTGatcgaagagaagaagactcCATAGGCACATCGACAGGCTTGGTAGGTTCGTCGCGGTACTGAGGTTTAGACTCGGCGGGTTTGCTCTCGGCAGGCTTAGGCTCAGGAGTTCCAGCTGCATGTTTCTCAGCGATGCCCTTAGcatctgatgaagaagcagtcttgtGAACAGCGGCGAAGTTGCTATGAGGAGAGCCGCTCAGAGACGAGACAGCAGTAGGAGGCAAGCTCTTTGGTC from Fusarium oxysporum Fo47 chromosome III, complete sequence harbors:
- a CDS encoding 5'-AMP-activated protein kinase beta subunit, interation domain-containing protein, coding for MGNNPSSSSKPTTPTTSAPGSAHGHHHGHESPRHHLRKDARNIITGHAHRSAAPPEPSMAQAQGSTVINRPKSLPPTAVSSLSGSPHSNFAAVHKTASSSDAKGIAEKHAAGTPEPKPAESKPAESKPQYRDEPTKPVDVPMESSSLRSHQSAHVNDTALIPNSSITDMYLTRPPRLPLPIDEEVHTPGSPILAPESDLSIPDIEPIDSDTITRKSSALSATTVDEEDGEELRVDKTRPVVQTKLEWLSGGDKVYVTGTIFQWNRKQRLHPIEGRPGCFSTTVYVLPGTHHVRFLVDGIMQTSPDLPTTVDFGNNLVNYIEVSPDDAHKKQVPAPPAGPQAEAQVAAAAQTVSQAQEKASKPPPQPKGKPVPPPESYRSQIPQYLVDFDQAEDSQAYQYAVNAIERLPNPPALPGFLSKPILNAATLMKDDNSVLNMPNHTILNHLATSSIKNNILAVSATTRYRNKYVTTIVYKPTSSDD
- a CDS encoding glycoprotease family-domain-containing protein codes for the protein MAFKDKSSYIALGCEGSANKLGIGVILHTPTETKILSNLRDTFVSPPGTGFLPKDTAAHHRAHFVRLAREALAEAKITPKDVDCICYTKGPGMGAPLNSVAVAARALSLLWDRPLVGVNHCVGHIEMGRYITGADNPVVLYVSGGNSQVIAYAEQRYRIFGETLDIAVGNCLDRFARTLEISNDPAPGYNIEQLAKKGSKLLDIPYAVKGMDCSFSGILASADALAAQMKAGADFTPEDLCFSLQETVFAMLVEITERAMAHVGSSQVLIVGGVGCNERLQEMMGHMARERGGSVYATDERFCIDNGIMIAHAGLLAYETGFRTSLEESTCTQRFRTDEVFIKWRD